The Aedes albopictus strain Foshan chromosome 2, AalbF5, whole genome shotgun sequence region AGCGTATAGAAACTTGGTTTCCAAAAAAATTCAGAGAATTTTGTTCAATAGTAACTACAGAAAATGTTTTACCCTTTGTATAAAAACGTTGGATAAATTGGAAAATACGGCTTAGTAAGCATTGTAGATCTGTACAAACACTGAGGAAGAGCAAATAATAAATAAGTCAACAACGTGTTAGCTAATCGTAACCAAAATTGCAATTCGCATTTATTTAACGATCGTATGATATCTTTTAAACTTAAAACTATTCTGCTAGCTTTCTAAACAATCGATATCACTCGCGGCGATTATCACTTATCTATTGCAAACAAAATCTATAAAAGTGGGTTAAGAGGGGGACTCTCTGCCAACAACTTACGGCACTCCGTCAAAACACTACACACCAGAGAGATGGTTAAAAAGCGAGTAACAACGAAACAAGTGTGTATAACTAATTATGATTGGGGTACCTATTAATATACTCCCCCAAGTGATGGAGAAAACAGAAGCGTTACCCATGATTGACGAAGCAGAAAACTTAATCAACGAAAGCATTTAACTAACCAATAATAATAATGAGGAACGTGGATGTGGAATAATTGTAGAGGTACAAAACTGATCTAGTATTAAAAGCTATTTTCCCTTCAATGACTGTGTCATTTACTTTAGGTATGGCGAGCAACCGGTTTACTGAATGATGAAGATCTTCTATGCATGATGTGTTTTGTCGTGTAAAATAGTTGTTtggtttggtttctattttatcTATAGAATACGGTTCATTTTCCGTTTACGTTTGTGCTTGTGTGTTCGCGTTGGTTCAGCCTATTCGAATCCTTTTTGTTTGTAATTTCATCGGACCCAAAcaaacagattaaaaaaaaaacaatacaaaacATTATGGAGAAAATGAACTTTACCTTTCTACATCTAACCTGGTTTGGTATTTTAGCTATTCATTAGTTCTACTAGTTGTCTGCGTGTTACGATTCCTGTTTTGAATAAAACtcataaaaataaaaatctaaCAATCTTTGCTCCTATTTCTGCTGGTAAAAATTATTTCTTTTTCGAGTTTCCCTCACAATTTTTAACCTTCAAGTAGACATCTTAAATGCTATTAtcattgcgttttttttttttcatatgaaatttgtttagcgatttctattttttttgttatatctAAGTGTCTATTACCTCATATAAATTGTAAATTAAATATTCTTTTTGATGTTTCTTTCGCTTCTTTTCTCGTGTATCTAAGTTACTCGTTAGATTTATTAGTAAGTTTTCTGTCTTACCTAGACTTGCTCCGTATTCGTTTTGCTTCATTATTGATTTATTAAAATCTGCGTCCAATGGTACACTTTCTCATTAATAACTTCTGCTTCTCTGCCATCACTTTATAATTAACGTAATTAATGTATAGGTAATTCTTCTCTCTAACCGTCCTCTTAGAGTTTACCCCGAATAGTGTTATGACCCTTATTAGTATGAAACTTACAGCAGAGCACCGCTCTAACCCACGATTACCGACTATCGCGAGCAGAGCGTGGCCGTCCCTAACTGGAGGTGGACGCAATTGGCGATACCGGCGAGAGTGGACTCCGGGCGGAGTCCCGAGGGCAGCCAGACAGCGTTATCACCAGCTTGCGCGACCCGGCGTGATCCCGGTGTTCGCACAGCCACACGCCCTGCCACGTGCCGAGCGACAGTTTACCATCGGTGATCGGGATTGTCAGTGAGCTGCCGAGAAAGCACGCTTTCACGTGGGCGGGCTAAAATAGGACAACAACGGAGGGAATGTTCATCATATTCCGGAGCTAATGGTATGTTTAAGATAGATCACTTACCATGTCGTCGGGACCTTCGCAGGAATGTCGGTACGGTAGTCCTTCCGGCACAATTTTATTTAGCATCATTTCCATGTCGTCCCTGCAAGTGGAAAATTTAATAAGAAGATTGTACATAAGTAGAGATAAACAATAACCAGTTATTAACATTGTTTCAAAAtatcaacgatgtcttcaaatggtAATCAAATATATATGATGATGCCGGGGAAATGATCTTTGTcctaatagtccattttacgagccgattttatgaatgaattttgacaggaggtagcgtccaataacccgtaaaaaccaatatcatcatcaacattgttgtcacttcgtaaaatggctcatactgTATTGGGATCAATACTACTCagtagggatgggaacactcccTTGTAAAGCGTTGTGGAGAGTTGCTTCTCACGACACACACGGCAACCCTTACTTCATTCGGCAAAACTTAAACAAAAAAGTGACAGGGTAAAAGTccttcatacatacatacatgtatCTTTCCTAATGCACGACCTAAGCGTTTAACTGTTTATCTGCCCTACATATATAAACTTTTTTCGTGTTGAAAcgttggttcgagcactttggaaaccactCCATCAATACCTCTCAGCATAATCcgtcaagggttcgacgcattacccgtgtcaacaccgaagctcccttagtgcaggagatagaaacatgaaatcgaacagagccctgggggtcgattgcatatcagccgagatgctcaaagctgacctcgtagtatctgcacaactgctgcatcaattattctccaatatatgggaaaccgcgacatttacggtcgactggatgcaaggcgtcttagtaaaggtgcccataaagggtgacctgactgtatgcgataaataacgggtcgttctcaaagtcctctgcaaagtgatccttaaccggatacaggagaaaatttACGCATTTCGACGAACCAGCCAATAgctaaaaatctctataataaagaataaaaaaatgacgcaactctccgacggcagcaagcatgattctgtgccggacgatcctgtatggaccatattgtcacgctccgtattatcctgaagcaaatcaatgaattccaagagtctctctacctggtgttaattgattacgaaaaagctttcgaccgtctcaatctcaCAAATATGTGAGGAGCCCTCAGggacaagggtgtccctgagaaaatcatcggcctaattgaagcacagtacgaggcattttcgtgcagagtactgcacaacggtatttTTTCCGACCCGATCCGGGTCGTCgcaggagtgaggcaaggatgtataccatCAACCgcaactgttcctcatcgtaaccaAAGAGAACCTAGTGGGTGCGATTGATCATGAACCAAATCGTGAGTTGCTGTAACAGCCCATTACCTTGGAACACCCAAATGACTTCGACCTGGCTGAtggcgttgctctcttagctcaacggcgctctgatatgcagagcaagctcgatgatctttccGATCGCTCTTcaacggcaggtcttaccatcaacgtcaacaaaacACGATTTGGTctaatgtaaacacggtcaacccttccagttttacgttagctgggcaagcagtggagaatattgaaagtttccaatatcttggtagccaaatgggggccgatggtggcaccaagatcgacatagtttcacggatcaaaaaggcgagggctgcctttgcgtaTTTAAGAAATGTACggtaaaacaatcagattagtcgatgcaccaaaatccgaattttcaactcaactgtgctgttgtacgccagtgaaacagaCTGCCTCTACAgtctgaacattactaacatttgacaacggacaacacatataacacccagtggcccagtggagaattttccgttcgacgaaaagttttccccgactggggcgggaatcgaacccaaactCCGAGCCTTACGagtcacctaaacgactgacgccactaACCGCTCGGTCAAGCCCCAATCTTTGATTGCTTTCATAATTCGTGCatgatggcctcacaattggatacaATCTACTTTTAGTATGAAGCTTGCATTTAACATTTCATAAAATAAAATCTTAAATGTGAAGTTCAGTGAAATAAAGTACTCATAGCCAGTACATCATCGACTTAAAGTTTCCTCTAATTTCAATAGCAATAGAACTTCTTTCGGGTAAGTGTGTTTTGAACCTCGCGAGTCTTTATTTGTATGGGAATGGGATTGGCACTCACGAGTGCTTGAACAGGgtatctactacctggaaaaacctggaaaacctggaatcctCAGTGAATTttttttaacagggaaaaacctggaatactcagggaaattttactccgataaaaaaaaacattgggtcgtatgaataaaaacctaGTAGTaaaaatttatacagaaatttcgctataaggattttttccagaaattctgtcagggcttctttctgaaacttctttaaaaatacctcctggaatgtctaccaggatttcttataaaattccttccgcatgtttgacgctattttttcttggtattcctttttcatgtttttccggaaaggtatacttccggattccttccaggattcctgaattccaaccgatttctcctggagtttttcgcgGGGATACTATTTCTTCCCAGAGTTCCTACAGTGTTTTGTTCAAATaaattttcctaggatttctaccagaatttctaCCGAATAGTCTATAAAaatatctgtcgggataaatcgtagaatttctttcggcattcctcatggaaattttacacgattccttccagtgttcctcttgggacttccccagaatttctttcagagttgctaaaggagttattcctggggtttctactaaagttcctccaaggcaaggtttctgaaggagttttcacgaatttactgcaagagttcctcaaaagatttctttcatttttttcctgtaatatcttcaaacaattgcttagggctttcttcaagatgttttttctggtctcctacaggaatttcttaaaagttttagcgaggtttattttgaattattacctgagatttctctcggagtatctgctggaacttctttcagaagattccttccgatgttggtcatgagatgtctctcagagttttttcttaatttatcctggactttctcttaagatttttttcccgagtgccttctggaatttcaacaggaattattgctgatatttctcattaaattcttctcttgcattctttcagagccaggctgttccttgtagttgtaccggatttcttgcagtgatccacctgagatttttttacagatattctctgcattattcccaaaattcttctcgAAATTGTCCCAAGATGCTGGatactcctttagagatttttcccaaagttattgcagggattcttctacgggttttcctcctAATGTCTCCTGCGATGACTTACCTTATAACCTtatagggaattcttggagaaatattcgagggaattcaaataaaattttgcgagaaactccgcaaagtgttattaaAGAAATCTTGAcagaaacttcaggaaaaacttgagaaaaaatgagacatctcgaaaaaagttctaggtaatagtgatcccgagaagaaatattaaggacatccaaggaggaattctgaaaacctcatggaatcctgaaagcagctgcggacgaagttcTGCGAGGAAAAcatgagaaatatcggaaaactatcggtaaaaaccCCGACATAAACTAAATGGATAGCTATCCCGGGAAACCACtcaaaagacacggacactggcttcagccggcggctgaacgaaacttaacacggataaaaagctattctcgtgaaaaatttcatcgctcggagcgtgAATCGAATCCTCATCCATCCGGATTCTAACCGCATGActacgaggctcaaccaatgaaattcttgaagaaactttgaatagttttggatggatcttcaggaggaatccaacgagaatctctggaagtatatcggaaaacctttgcaagaaatatcgggacgtactcaaataAATATCTcgtatcttgaaagaatttttgaagagcaggggaactacgtattttcggcagttttgttctcttcgtcatgggggttttttgaaacctgctgaactcaaagttggcatcaagtccttcccaaccaagctgaatatgatcaagtttcaggcaatttggccgacataaatccctcatgacgaagaggacAAACCTTCCGATGATACCCTATGTCAccctttatatttttattataaaattagggttatttttttaattataaacttttaaaagttcatctggaaaaacctggaaaactcagggaattttattttgaattatgagtagacaccccgTTGAAGAGCATGAGTGGACGTAAGTAACACGACATGCAATTATGAATGTTGGACAAACTCCTTGCTGCACGACAAGCTCGTGCTCGGAGCTGTTCAGGATTTGATTTATGGTTTCTAAGTTTTATTTTTACTTCACGGAAAATCGCCTCCTCACGAggaagtttctgtcaagcctgcataGGGGGACAAAAATCATTTTTGATGAAGGTTACTCATTCTATGAGCGGCATGGGGGTTGATTTAAAATGAGTAACTTCAGTTTCATCAATCTTAACAAGTTAATCGGTGACCAATACATTGTTTGAGTGGTGTGTAGGTTGGCAAACAATAGACGGGATATTTCAAAAATACGAAGCACATCATTAGTGGCAGTCGTGCATAAGGAGTTTCAGGTGTTTTGTATtcaaatacataaataaatagtatttatttatttttgtatttgtttACCATTTTCAACACTAGCTGTACAGACAGTGCCCTAACTTATACATCTTAATTTAtaactaattttttttttagtttatatATATCCAATATGACCAAATTTAGTcatataagagtcataaacatacACTCATATATAACCTGTGTGCTACTAGAAATGTTTGAACGGGATCTCtacaaaactaacaaaacattgATTCGATGCTTGTGATGGTAGATCATTGTTTGTGATTTCGTGCATTACAACAAAATAGCGATTGCTTGAGTTATCAAAGTTCTATTATAAATAAAATCTTTAAGTAAGCAAGCTGTTATGGGCTTGAAGGAATTTGAATAATATGTTATTCAGAGTGTAGTGTGAACATATTATAACATTCAATAAACTTACCGTACGTCTGGATCCCAACTTTCATTTAACGCTAAACTGGCCGATGTGTGTAGAACTGCAATAAGAGAAAATACAGAATAAGGAAAGCATTAGTACTGATTGGTTTATGCTATGTCAATCAACTCACTGTTGTTCAATATGAATAATCTGGTAAACATTGTTTTACGTTTGCCAAGTCGTTTGCAATGAAATGAGCGGAACCGttcaaacatcttcaaaattataA contains the following coding sequences:
- the LOC109420446 gene encoding UPF0047 protein YjbQ, encoding MASSNHRGIQIGSAWFQRKINLRPQHRGVHLVTEEILRQMPELGQFSVGLCHVQILHTSASLALNESWDPDVRDDMEMMLNKIVPEGLPYRHSCEGPDDMPAHVKACFLGSSLTIPITDGKLSLGTWQGVWLCEHRDHAGSRKLVITLSGCPRDSARSPLSPVSPIASTSS